Proteins from one Patagioenas fasciata isolate bPatFas1 chromosome 6, bPatFas1.hap1, whole genome shotgun sequence genomic window:
- the LOC136103829 gene encoding E3 ubiquitin-protein ligase HECTD3-like — translation MRAGGEAPHQVLGRLRFLLQCSECFRRAQALPAALCYVPREVQYKICKDPAAASAAARSLLSVWDSPGPARGDKRAARATIEVRKGGCLRATGEEYCNGAGLWVKLSKEQLEAHTSCHDLAEGWLLAQRFGEGGDKLVPVESMEKIQWQHQTLGVDYKPAASWEQVVDLTYSLRLGEKRRLVEPDEAAMQKLRSVPPGWSYEHDVELGRFLYDHSERKLQSEDCIKDHLNSVEVSSQVEEFGAAHLTDNQTETFWQSHGLPGRHWVRLNMKKGTIIKKLWLVLDGQLTSFMPKQVAVYGGTPNRLEHLRTILISENRFDDVCILRDMNIHLPVLEIRILECQDQGCNVRLRGIKIRSFWEWDLILNADVFQPARLVRYPLLKGVDANVLYWRAVVIHRFVQLLDSVLCYVIPFPEESFSTFNAFRSMKPFLLLSKRSPALIAHCLQSSETTPPNAPPKLCINRHLAREHRANPALDPSCRNTVFTQLYEGLRSSKNNQLLDYRWPLSYNQWWECDFVTEGIMDNGGGFRDSLSDISEELCPSLDNVPVPLPFFVRTSNQGNSSSDTRGMYVPNPSCKDFPKYEWIGQLMGAALRSKELLVLSLPALVWKQLAGEEVSWSKDFAAVDLELVKLLEVLEGADREAFEFMFGRELTYTTVLSDQRTVELIPNGSNTVVCYEDRKEFIRLVQRARLEESKEQIAAIRAGLLQVVPQPVLDLLTWQQLEKKICGDPEITVAELRKFITFEGFPSDDTRVQTFLEALNNFTSEDLSCFLKFVTGRSRLPVQITVFPERTNLNALDLMPQASTCSCIFFLPNYSSAKVCEELLRFAVYNCVSIDTDKNPWDE, via the exons ATGCGTGCGGGCGGGGAGGCGCCGCACCAGGTGCTGGGCCGGCTGCGGTTCCTGCTGCAGTGCAGCGAGTGCTTCCGCCGCGCCCAGGCGCTGCCCGCCGCGCTCTGCTACGTGCCGCGGGAGGTGCAGTACAAGATCTGCAAGGACcccgccgccgccagcgccgccGCCCGCAGCCTGCTCAGCGTGTGGGACAGCCCGGGGCCGGCGCGGGGCGACAAGCGGGCGGCCCGGGCCACCATCGAGGTGCGGAAGGGCGGCTGCCTCCGCGCCACCGGCGAGGAGTACTGCAACGGCGCCGGGCTCTGGGTCAAGCTCAGCAAG GAGCAGCTGGAGGCGCACACGAGCTGCCATGACCTGGCTGAGGGCTGGCTCCTGGCACAGAGGTTTGGAGAGGGAGGAGACAAGTTGGTCCCGGTTGAGTCCATGGAGAAGATCCAGTGGCAGCACCAGACACTCGGGGTTGATTATAAACCTGCAGCCAG CTGGGAACAAGTGGTGGACCTGACATACTCCCTACGCCTGGGAGAGAAGCGCAGACTCGTAGAGCCGGACGAGGCTGCGATGCAGAAGTTACG GTCCGTGCCCCCGGGCTGGAGCTATGAGCACGACGTGGAGCTGGGGCGGTTCCTGTATGATCACAGCGAGAGGAAGCTGCAGAGTGAGGATTGCATCAAGGACCACCTCAACAGCGTCGAGGTCTCCTCACAGGTG GAGGAATTTGGTGCAGCCCATCTGACCGACAACCAGACAGAGACCTTCTGGCAGAGCCATGGCCTTCCAGGGCGGCACTGGGTGCGGCTCAACATGAAGAAAGGCACCATCATCAA GAAGCTGTGGCTGGTGCTGGATGGGCAGTTGACCTCCTTCATGCCCAAGCAGGTTGCTGTGTATGGCGGGACACCAAACAGGCTGGAGCACCTGAGAACCATCCTTATTAGTGA GAACAGATTCGATGATGTCTGCATCCTCCGTGACATGAATATTCACCTCCCGGTGCTGGAGATCCGCATCCTGGAGTGCCAAG ACCAAGGGTGCAACGTCCGCCTGCGAGGGATTAAAATCAGGTCCTTCTGGGAGTGGGACCTGATCCTCAATGCCGACGTGTTCCAGCCAGCTCGGCTGGTGCGCTACCCTCTCCTGAAAGGGGTGGATGCCAACGTGTTGTACTGGCGGGCTGTGGTCATTCACAG gTTTGTCCAGCTCCTGGACAGTGTCCTGTGTTATGTGATCCCCTTCCCTGAGGAGAGCTTCAGCACTTTCAATGCATTCAGG AGCATGAAGCCATTCCTGCTGCTGTCCAAGCGGAGCCCAGCCCTCATTGCCCACTGTCTCCAGTCCTCGGAGACCACCCCCCCTAACGCCCCTCCGAAGCTGTGCATCAACCGGCACCTGGCCCGGGAGCACCGCGCCAACCCCGCGCTGGACCCCAGCTGCAGGAACACCGTGTTCACCCAG CTGTACGAAGGCCTCAGATCTTCCAAGAATAATCAGCTCCTGGACTACAG GTGGCCCCTGAGCTACAACCAGTGGTGGGAGTGTGATTTTGTCACCGAGGGGATCATGGACAACG GCGGCGGTTTTCGGGACAGCCTGTCGGACATATCGGAGGAGCTGTGTCCCAGCTTGGACAATGTCCCCGTGCCCCTGCCCTTCTTTGTGCGCACATCCAATCAG GGTAACAGCAGCAGCGACACCAGGGGCATGTatgtccccaacccctcctgcAAGGACTTCCCCAAATACGAGTGGATCGGGCAGCTGAtgggagcagccctgaggagcaaGGAGCTTCTG GTCCTGTCTCTGCCAGCGCTGGTGTGGAAGcagctggcaggggaggaggtcTCCTGGAGCAAGGACTTTGCTGCTGTAGACTTGGAGCTG GTGAAgctgctggaggtgctggaggggGCGGACAGGGAAGCCTTTGAGTTCATGTTCGGGAGAGAACTGACCTACACAACGGTGCTGAGCGACCAGCGCACCGTGGAGCTGATCCCCAACGGCAGCAACACTGTGGTGTGCTACGAGGACCGCAAGGAGTTCATCCGCCTGGTGCAGAGGGCTCGGCTGGAGGAGAGCAAGGAGCAG aTTGCAGCCATACGTGCTGGGCTGCTCCAAGTGGTGCCGCAGCCTGTACTAGACCTGCTCAcctggcagcagctggagaagaagATCTGTGGGGACCCCGAGATCACAGTGGCCGAACTGCGGAAGTTCA TCACGTTTGAGGGTTTTCCCTCTGATGACACCCGTGTCCAGACCTTCTTGGAGGCACTCAACAACTTCACCAGTG AGGATCTCAGCTGCTTCCTCAAGTTCGTCACTGGCCGGAGCCGCCTCCCGGTTCAGATCACTGTCTTCCCTGAAAGGACAAA CTTGAACGCATTGGACCTGATGCCACAGGCCTCCACATGCTCCTGCATCTTCTTCTTGCCCAACTATTCCTC GGCCAAAGTCTGCGAGGAGCTGCTGCGGTTCGCCGTGTACAACTGTGTGTCCATCGACACCGACAAGAACCCCTGGGATGAATGA
- the HECTD3 gene encoding E3 ubiquitin-protein ligase HECTD3 isoform X2, producing MRAGGEAPHQVLGRLRFLLQCSECFRRAQALPAALCYVPREVQYKICKDPAAASAAARSLLSVWDSPGPARGGKRAARATIEVRKGGCLRATGEEYCNGAGLWVKLSKEQLEEYRSGCELEEGWVLVCKHADGGDRLVPVESTERIQRQQQLFGVDYKPVIRWEQVVDLTYSLRLGAKPRPLEQDEAAVEKLRFVPPTWTYECDEDLVHFLYDHIGKEDENLGSVKQYVDSIDVSSYTEDFNVSCLTDSHADTYWESDGSQGQHWVRLNMKKGTIVKKLLLTVDTTDENFMPKRVAVYGGEGDNLKKLNDVSIDESYIGDVCVLEDMTTHLPVIEIRIVECRDDGIDVRLRGIKIKSSRQRDLGLSADMFQLPNLVRYPRLEGTDPDLLYRRAVLIQRFIKILDSVLHHLVPAWDHTVGTFSKLKHIKQFLLLSKRRTALITQCLKDSETSKPNFIPRLYINRRLAMEHRDNPALDPSCKNAVFTQVYEGLKPSEKFEKSLDYRWPLRYDQWWECKFISEGIIDQGGGFRDSLADMSEELCPSSADTPVPLPFFVRTSNQGNGTGEARDMYVPNPSCKDFPKYEWIGQIMGAALRGKEFLVLDLPGFVWKQLTGEEVSWSKDFPAVDSVLVKLLDMMEVMDKDTFEFKFGNELTYTTVLSDQRMVELIPNGSNTVVRYEDRKEFIRLVQRARLEESKEQIMAMQAGLLKVVPQSVLDLLTWQELEKKVCGDPEVTVDALKKLTRFEDFEPLDTRVQYFWEALNNFTNEDRSRFLRFVTGRSRLPARIYIYPDKMGSETTDALPESSTCSSTLFLPNYATAKICEEKLRYAAYNCVAIDTDMSPWEE from the exons ATGCGTGCGGGCGGAGAGGCGCCGCACCAGGTGCTGGGCCGGCTGCGGTTCCTGCTGCAGTGCAGCGAGTGCTTCCGCCGCGCCCAGGCGCTGCCCGCCGCGCTCTGCTACGTGCCGCGGGAGGTGCAGTACAAGATCTGCAAGGACcccgccgccgccagcgccgccGCCCGCAGCCTGCTCAGCGTGTGGGACAGCCCGGGGCCGGCGCGGGGCGGCAAGCGGGCGGCCCGGGCCACCATCGAGGTGCGGAAGGGCGGCTGCCTCCGCGCCACCGGCGAGGAGTACTGCAACGGCGCCGGGCTCTGGGTCAAGCTCAGCAAG gagcagctggaggagtACCGGAGCGGCTGCGAGCTGGAGGAGGGCTGGGTGCTGGTCTGCAAACACGCCGACGGCGGGGACCGGCTAGTGCCGGTGGAGTCCACGGAGCGGatccagcggcagcagcagctcttcGGGGTGGACTATAAACCCGTCATCAG ATGGGAGCAGGTGGTGGATCTGACATACTCCCTGCGCCTCGGAGCGAAGCCCAGACCCCTGGAGCAGGATGAGGCCGCAGTAGAGAAGCTTCG GTTTGTGCCCCCAACGTGGACTTATGAATGTGATGAAGACCTGGTGCATTTCCTGTATGATCACATTGGGAAGGAGGATGAGAACTTGGGCAGCGTCAAGCAGTACGTGGACAGCATCGATGTCTCATCCTACACG GAGGACTTCAATGTGTCATGCTTGACCGACAGCCACGCCGACACATACTGGGAGAGTGATGGGTCCCAGGGCCAGCACTGGGTGCGGCTCAACATGAAGAAAGGCACCATTGTCAA GAAGCTGCTGCTGACAGTGGATACCACCGATGAGAACTTCATGCCCAAGCGGGTCGCTGTGTACGGGGGTGAGGGGGACAATCTGAAGAAGCTGAACGATGTCAGCATTGATGA GAGCTACATTGGGGATGTGTGTGTCCTTGAGGACATGACAACACACCTGCCTGTCATCGAGATCCGGATTGTGGAATGCAGAG ATGATGGGATTGATGTTCGCCTCCGAGGTATCAAAATCAAATCCTCCCGGCAGAGAGACCTGGGGCTTAGTGCTGACATGTTCCAGCTGCCCAATTTAGTGCGCTACCCTCGCCTAGAAGGGACAGACCCTGACCTGCTGTATCGACGGGCCGTGCTTATTCAAAG GTTCATCAAGATCCTGGACAGTGTCTTGCATCACTTGGTGCCAGCCTGGGACCACACTGTGGGCACGTTCAGCAAACTGAAG CACATCAAGCAGTTCTTGCTGCTGTCCAAGAGGCGCACAGCGCTCATTACCCAGTGTCTGAAGGACTCGGAGACCAGCAAGCCCAACTTCATCCCGCGACTCTATATTAACCGGCGCCTGGCTATGGAGCACCGAGACAACCCTGCCCTGGACCCCAGCTGCAAGAATGCTGTCTTCACCCAG GTGTATGAAGGCCTGAAACCCTCAGAGAAGTTTGAAAAGTCTCTAGATTACAG GTGGCCGTTGCGCTATGACCAGTGGTGGGAGTGCAAATTCATCTCAGAGGGCATCATCGACCAAG GTGGCGGTTTTCGGGACAGCCTGGCGGACATGTCAGAGGAGCTGTGTCCCAGCTCAGCAGACACCCCTGTGCCTCTGCCCTTCTTTGTGCGCACGTCAAACCAG GGTAATGGTACTGGAGAAGCCAGGGACATGTACGTCCCCAATCCCTCCTGCAAAGACTTCCCGAAGTATGAGTGGATCGGGCAGATCATGGGAGCAGCTCTGAGGGGCAAGGAGTTTCTG GTCCTGGATCTTCCTGGTTTCGTATGGAAACAATTAACAGGGGAGGAGGTCAGCTGGAGCAAAGACTTCCCTGCTGTGGACTCCGTGCTG GTGAAGCTACTGGACATGATGGAAGTCATGGACAAAGACACCTTTGAGTTCAAATTTGGGAATGAGCTGACCTACACGACGGTGCTGAGCGACCAGCGCATGGTGGAGCTGATCCCCAATGGCAGCAACACTGTGGTGCGCTACGAGGACCGCAAGGAGTTCATCCGCCTGGTGCAGAGGGCTCGACTGGAGGAGAGCAAGGAGCAG ATCATGGCCATGCAGGCTGGGCTGCTGAAGGTGGTGCCCCAATCTGTTCTTGACCTCCTCACCTGGCAGGAGCTGGAGAAAAAAGTCTGCGGAGACCCTGAAGTCACAGTTGATGCTCTGAAGAAGCTCA CCCGGTTTGAGGACTTCGAGCCATTGGACACTCGTGTTCAGTACTTCTGGGAAGCGCTCAACAACTTCACAAATG AGGATCGCAGCCGCTTTCTCAGATTTGTCACTGGTAGAAGTCGCCTTCCAGCACGAATCTACATCTATCCAGACAAGATGGG CTCTGAGACAACAGATGCTTTACCAGAGTCATCtacctgctccagcaccctcttcTTGCCCAACTATGCCAC AGCCAAGATATGCGAAGAGAAGTTGCGCTATGCTGCCTATAACTGCGTGGCCATTGACACAGATATGAGCCCGTGGGAAGAGTGA
- the UROD gene encoding uroporphyrinogen decarboxylase isoform X1, which yields MEDGERLLPKGFPKLKNDTFLRAARGEETEHTPVWCMRQAGRYLPEFQETRAAQDFFATCRSPKLCCELTLQPLRRFPLDAAIIFSDILVVPQALGMEIVMVPGKGPTFTEPIKEVEDLLKLRQKVDVAAELGYVFQAITLTRHSLEGKVPLIGFSGAPWTLMSYMIEGGGSTTMAKAKSWLYRHPEASHRLLRLLADVVTDYLVGQVAAGAQALQVFESHAGHLGPEQFEDFALPYIRNIARAVKSKLKEEALPLVPMIIFAKDAHYALRDLAHAGYEVVGLDWTIRPQEARAQTGKDVTLQGNLDPCALYAPKEKIGELVKKMLEGFGTQRYIANLGHGLYPDMNPEHVGAFVEAVHAHSRHINKHS from the exons ATGGAGGACGGCGAGAGGTTGCT CCCCAAGGGCTTCCCCAAGCTGAAGAACGACACGTTCCTGCGAGCAGCACGCGGCGAGGAGACAGAGCACACCCCGGTGTGGTGTATGCGGCAGGCAGGACGCTACCTGCCCG AATTTCAGGAGACCCGGGCAGCGCAGGATTTCTTTGCCACTTGCCGGAGCCCCAAGTTGTGCTGTGAACTGACACTGCAG CCACTCAGACGATTCCCCCTGGATGCTGCCATCATCTTCTCCGACATCTTGGTGGTGCCCCAG GCGCTGGGCATGGAAATTGTCATGGTCCCTGGCAAAGGGCCCACATTCACAGAGCCCATAAAGGAGGTGGAAGATCTGCTGAAACTGCGACAGAAGGTGGATGTGGCTGCGGAGCTTGGTTATGTCTTCCAGGCCATCACACTGACACGACACAGCCTGGAGGGCAAGGTGCCCCTCATCGGCTTCTCTGGTGCTCCT TGGACACTCATGTCATACATGATTGAAGGTGGTGGCTCCACTACAATGGCCAAGGCCAAGAGCTGGCTCTACCGTCACCCCGAGGCAAGCCACCGACTGCTGCGGCTGCTGGCTGATGTTGTCACCGACTACCTGGTGGGGCAGGTGGCTGCCGGAGCGCAG GCGCTCCAAGTGTTTGAGTCCCATGCGGGACACCTGGGCCCAGAGCAGTTCGAGGACTTCGCCCTGCCATACATCCGCAACATCGCCCGGGCTGTCAAGAGCAAGCTGAAGGAGGAGGCGCTGCCCCTGGTGCCCATG ATCATCTTTGCGAAGGATGCACACTATGCGCTGCGTGACCTGGCCCACGCCGGCTACGAGGTGGTCGGTCTCGACTGGACCATCCGGCCACAGGAAGCTCG TGCACAGACAGGGAAAGATGTCACCCTGCAAGGGAACCTGGATCCCTGTGCTCTCTATGCACCCAAG GAGAAGATTGGTGAGCTGGTGAAGAAGATGTTGGAAGGTTTCGGGACCCAACGCTACATTGCCAACCTGGGCCATGGCCTCTACCCTGACATGAACCCTGAGCACGTGGGTGCTTTTGTGGAGGCCGTGCATGCTCATTCCCGCCACATCAACAAGCACAGCTGA
- the UROD gene encoding uroporphyrinogen decarboxylase isoform X2, translating into MRQAGRYLPEFQETRAAQDFFATCRSPKLCCELTLQPLRRFPLDAAIIFSDILVVPQALGMEIVMVPGKGPTFTEPIKEVEDLLKLRQKVDVAAELGYVFQAITLTRHSLEGKVPLIGFSGAPWTLMSYMIEGGGSTTMAKAKSWLYRHPEASHRLLRLLADVVTDYLVGQVAAGAQALQVFESHAGHLGPEQFEDFALPYIRNIARAVKSKLKEEALPLVPMIIFAKDAHYALRDLAHAGYEVVGLDWTIRPQEARAQTGKDVTLQGNLDPCALYAPKEKIGELVKKMLEGFGTQRYIANLGHGLYPDMNPEHVGAFVEAVHAHSRHINKHS; encoded by the exons ATGCGGCAGGCAGGACGCTACCTGCCCG AATTTCAGGAGACCCGGGCAGCGCAGGATTTCTTTGCCACTTGCCGGAGCCCCAAGTTGTGCTGTGAACTGACACTGCAG CCACTCAGACGATTCCCCCTGGATGCTGCCATCATCTTCTCCGACATCTTGGTGGTGCCCCAG GCGCTGGGCATGGAAATTGTCATGGTCCCTGGCAAAGGGCCCACATTCACAGAGCCCATAAAGGAGGTGGAAGATCTGCTGAAACTGCGACAGAAGGTGGATGTGGCTGCGGAGCTTGGTTATGTCTTCCAGGCCATCACACTGACACGACACAGCCTGGAGGGCAAGGTGCCCCTCATCGGCTTCTCTGGTGCTCCT TGGACACTCATGTCATACATGATTGAAGGTGGTGGCTCCACTACAATGGCCAAGGCCAAGAGCTGGCTCTACCGTCACCCCGAGGCAAGCCACCGACTGCTGCGGCTGCTGGCTGATGTTGTCACCGACTACCTGGTGGGGCAGGTGGCTGCCGGAGCGCAG GCGCTCCAAGTGTTTGAGTCCCATGCGGGACACCTGGGCCCAGAGCAGTTCGAGGACTTCGCCCTGCCATACATCCGCAACATCGCCCGGGCTGTCAAGAGCAAGCTGAAGGAGGAGGCGCTGCCCCTGGTGCCCATG ATCATCTTTGCGAAGGATGCACACTATGCGCTGCGTGACCTGGCCCACGCCGGCTACGAGGTGGTCGGTCTCGACTGGACCATCCGGCCACAGGAAGCTCG TGCACAGACAGGGAAAGATGTCACCCTGCAAGGGAACCTGGATCCCTGTGCTCTCTATGCACCCAAG GAGAAGATTGGTGAGCTGGTGAAGAAGATGTTGGAAGGTTTCGGGACCCAACGCTACATTGCCAACCTGGGCCATGGCCTCTACCCTGACATGAACCCTGAGCACGTGGGTGCTTTTGTGGAGGCCGTGCATGCTCATTCCCGCCACATCAACAAGCACAGCTGA
- the HECTD3 gene encoding E3 ubiquitin-protein ligase HECTD3 isoform X1, which produces MRAGGEAPHQVLGRLRFLLQCSECFRRAQALPAALCYVPREVQYKICKDPAAASAAARSLLSVWDSPGPARGGKRAARATIEVRKGGCLRATGEEYCNGAGLWVKLSKVKARGAPGGRGGLCCPGRPLTGAAVPQEQLEEYRSGCELEEGWVLVCKHADGGDRLVPVESTERIQRQQQLFGVDYKPVIRWEQVVDLTYSLRLGAKPRPLEQDEAAVEKLRFVPPTWTYECDEDLVHFLYDHIGKEDENLGSVKQYVDSIDVSSYTEDFNVSCLTDSHADTYWESDGSQGQHWVRLNMKKGTIVKKLLLTVDTTDENFMPKRVAVYGGEGDNLKKLNDVSIDESYIGDVCVLEDMTTHLPVIEIRIVECRDDGIDVRLRGIKIKSSRQRDLGLSADMFQLPNLVRYPRLEGTDPDLLYRRAVLIQRFIKILDSVLHHLVPAWDHTVGTFSKLKHIKQFLLLSKRRTALITQCLKDSETSKPNFIPRLYINRRLAMEHRDNPALDPSCKNAVFTQVYEGLKPSEKFEKSLDYRWPLRYDQWWECKFISEGIIDQGGGFRDSLADMSEELCPSSADTPVPLPFFVRTSNQGNGTGEARDMYVPNPSCKDFPKYEWIGQIMGAALRGKEFLVLDLPGFVWKQLTGEEVSWSKDFPAVDSVLVKLLDMMEVMDKDTFEFKFGNELTYTTVLSDQRMVELIPNGSNTVVRYEDRKEFIRLVQRARLEESKEQIMAMQAGLLKVVPQSVLDLLTWQELEKKVCGDPEVTVDALKKLTRFEDFEPLDTRVQYFWEALNNFTNEDRSRFLRFVTGRSRLPARIYIYPDKMGSETTDALPESSTCSSTLFLPNYATAKICEEKLRYAAYNCVAIDTDMSPWEE; this is translated from the exons ATGCGTGCGGGCGGAGAGGCGCCGCACCAGGTGCTGGGCCGGCTGCGGTTCCTGCTGCAGTGCAGCGAGTGCTTCCGCCGCGCCCAGGCGCTGCCCGCCGCGCTCTGCTACGTGCCGCGGGAGGTGCAGTACAAGATCTGCAAGGACcccgccgccgccagcgccgccGCCCGCAGCCTGCTCAGCGTGTGGGACAGCCCGGGGCCGGCGCGGGGCGGCAAGCGGGCGGCCCGGGCCACCATCGAGGTGCGGAAGGGCGGCTGCCTCCGCGCCACCGGCGAGGAGTACTGCAACGGCGCCGGGCTCTGGGTCAAGCTCAGCAAGGTAAAGGCGCGGGGGGCGCCGGGAGGCCGCGGCGGCCTGTGCTGCCCGGGCCGGCCGCTGACCGGAGCCGCTGTCccgcaggagcagctggaggagtACCGGAGCGGCTGCGAGCTGGAGGAGGGCTGGGTGCTGGTCTGCAAACACGCCGACGGCGGGGACCGGCTAGTGCCGGTGGAGTCCACGGAGCGGatccagcggcagcagcagctcttcGGGGTGGACTATAAACCCGTCATCAG ATGGGAGCAGGTGGTGGATCTGACATACTCCCTGCGCCTCGGAGCGAAGCCCAGACCCCTGGAGCAGGATGAGGCCGCAGTAGAGAAGCTTCG GTTTGTGCCCCCAACGTGGACTTATGAATGTGATGAAGACCTGGTGCATTTCCTGTATGATCACATTGGGAAGGAGGATGAGAACTTGGGCAGCGTCAAGCAGTACGTGGACAGCATCGATGTCTCATCCTACACG GAGGACTTCAATGTGTCATGCTTGACCGACAGCCACGCCGACACATACTGGGAGAGTGATGGGTCCCAGGGCCAGCACTGGGTGCGGCTCAACATGAAGAAAGGCACCATTGTCAA GAAGCTGCTGCTGACAGTGGATACCACCGATGAGAACTTCATGCCCAAGCGGGTCGCTGTGTACGGGGGTGAGGGGGACAATCTGAAGAAGCTGAACGATGTCAGCATTGATGA GAGCTACATTGGGGATGTGTGTGTCCTTGAGGACATGACAACACACCTGCCTGTCATCGAGATCCGGATTGTGGAATGCAGAG ATGATGGGATTGATGTTCGCCTCCGAGGTATCAAAATCAAATCCTCCCGGCAGAGAGACCTGGGGCTTAGTGCTGACATGTTCCAGCTGCCCAATTTAGTGCGCTACCCTCGCCTAGAAGGGACAGACCCTGACCTGCTGTATCGACGGGCCGTGCTTATTCAAAG GTTCATCAAGATCCTGGACAGTGTCTTGCATCACTTGGTGCCAGCCTGGGACCACACTGTGGGCACGTTCAGCAAACTGAAG CACATCAAGCAGTTCTTGCTGCTGTCCAAGAGGCGCACAGCGCTCATTACCCAGTGTCTGAAGGACTCGGAGACCAGCAAGCCCAACTTCATCCCGCGACTCTATATTAACCGGCGCCTGGCTATGGAGCACCGAGACAACCCTGCCCTGGACCCCAGCTGCAAGAATGCTGTCTTCACCCAG GTGTATGAAGGCCTGAAACCCTCAGAGAAGTTTGAAAAGTCTCTAGATTACAG GTGGCCGTTGCGCTATGACCAGTGGTGGGAGTGCAAATTCATCTCAGAGGGCATCATCGACCAAG GTGGCGGTTTTCGGGACAGCCTGGCGGACATGTCAGAGGAGCTGTGTCCCAGCTCAGCAGACACCCCTGTGCCTCTGCCCTTCTTTGTGCGCACGTCAAACCAG GGTAATGGTACTGGAGAAGCCAGGGACATGTACGTCCCCAATCCCTCCTGCAAAGACTTCCCGAAGTATGAGTGGATCGGGCAGATCATGGGAGCAGCTCTGAGGGGCAAGGAGTTTCTG GTCCTGGATCTTCCTGGTTTCGTATGGAAACAATTAACAGGGGAGGAGGTCAGCTGGAGCAAAGACTTCCCTGCTGTGGACTCCGTGCTG GTGAAGCTACTGGACATGATGGAAGTCATGGACAAAGACACCTTTGAGTTCAAATTTGGGAATGAGCTGACCTACACGACGGTGCTGAGCGACCAGCGCATGGTGGAGCTGATCCCCAATGGCAGCAACACTGTGGTGCGCTACGAGGACCGCAAGGAGTTCATCCGCCTGGTGCAGAGGGCTCGACTGGAGGAGAGCAAGGAGCAG ATCATGGCCATGCAGGCTGGGCTGCTGAAGGTGGTGCCCCAATCTGTTCTTGACCTCCTCACCTGGCAGGAGCTGGAGAAAAAAGTCTGCGGAGACCCTGAAGTCACAGTTGATGCTCTGAAGAAGCTCA CCCGGTTTGAGGACTTCGAGCCATTGGACACTCGTGTTCAGTACTTCTGGGAAGCGCTCAACAACTTCACAAATG AGGATCGCAGCCGCTTTCTCAGATTTGTCACTGGTAGAAGTCGCCTTCCAGCACGAATCTACATCTATCCAGACAAGATGGG CTCTGAGACAACAGATGCTTTACCAGAGTCATCtacctgctccagcaccctcttcTTGCCCAACTATGCCAC AGCCAAGATATGCGAAGAGAAGTTGCGCTATGCTGCCTATAACTGCGTGGCCATTGACACAGATATGAGCCCGTGGGAAGAGTGA